The following nucleotide sequence is from Gordonia jinghuaiqii.
GGGCACGCCGGTGAAGTCCTGCATGATCACCCGGGCGGGGGTGAACTGGATCTCGATGCTCGGCTCGGCGTTCGGGTCCCAGCTCGCGAGAGCCTCGATGTGCTCTTTGGTGATGTTCTTGCCGTCTTCGGTGCGCAGGAGGTTCTCGGTCAGGACCTTCAGAGCGTAGGGGAGTTTGCCGGCGCCCTCGACGGCGTTCAGACGGTAGATCTCGTAGCTGTTGTCGCCGACGTCCAAAGTGCCGCGGGCGCCGAAGGAATTGATACTCACGTCTAAATCCACTCTCCTCATGTGCCGGCGGGCTGCGCCGGCGATGCTCGATGATCCGGTTGCGATCAGTGGGACCGGGTCGGCTCGCGCCTCGACCGTGTGGCCACGGTCGTCGACCTGGCGCCCGCACCGGCGGGCTGCGCCGGTGCCTGGCGATGTCCACGGGGGCTACCCGCGGCAACGCCGTTCAGTCTAACAGTACGGGCGTACTGTTACAAAGCCGGGCTCGACGACGCGCCGTGCCCACGCCGCTCGTACTCGAATACCCAGACTTCTCCATTGTGTCGTACGGTGCAGGTCGGGGTTTGGCGAGCGTGGGGTGTCCGTTCGTTCAATGGTCGGCAAACCTGGTTGGTGGGAGTTCTTCTCGCGACGTCTCGTCGCGATTCCGAGAGGCAGGGTGGCGTTGATGGGTCCGGAGACGACGACCTCGGTGTGGGCTGCGCCCGACACGGCCGGGAACACCGAGCTCACGGGTCTGGTCGGCGTCGACATGACCCAACTCTCGCGTGACATCGCCGACGACGCGGTCGCCGGCGCGACGCCCGAGCAGCTGCCCGCCATGCTCGAGGTCGTCGAGTACGCCAAGGACAAGGGCCACGACGTCAGCTTCGTCGTCATCGATCAGATGCAGCCGCGCTTCACGCTCTACCGTGACATCGCCAATCAGCTGCAGGAGCAGGTCGGCGGGACGGTCATCGTCCTGGGGCCGAACTCGGTGGGCACCTCCTCGCCGGAGTTCAGCCGGGTCGTCCAGGAACAGGCCACCGACGGGCTGGTCCTCACCGATCCGCCCGGTGCGGCGCGTCAGATGATCGACACGATGACCGGACCGAACGTCGATTGGACCCTCGTGGGCCTCGGGCTGATCCTCGTCGTCGTCGTGGGCGCCGTGCTGGCACGGTTGCGCGCGGTCCGTGCGCGCACCGCTGCTGCGGCCGGTCCGCTGGGGCCCGTGGTCCGGACCGGTGAGTCTCACCCCGGTCAGTCTCACACCGATGAACCGAAGGCCGACGCCGTCGGTTCCGGGGCCTCTCCGGCCGGTCGCGGTGACGCGCCGTCGACCGGCTCGAAATCACTCTGAGCGACCGTTTCTGATCGGTTGTCCACACCGATCCGTCAGCGCCGGGCGCGGTGGAATGCGGCGGGCTCGGGGTTCTCCGGGATGTCTCGCGGCGCGTTGCCAATTTGAGACCTCGTCCGTGGTCGGATCTTTTGCCAGTTCACGGCATTTTCCCAGGTAATCACGCCTTTGTAATTCGCGAAGGCGGTTTTCGCGTGTGGTTGATGTGTCGTACGGTTCTGATGTCACGCATGTTGCCTGTGTTCCCTGCAGGGTCATGTGTGACTGAAGTGAAGTGCGTGATCATCGTGGTCCACCGGGCCCGGGAGGTCACCTGACCGGGGATCGGCGAATCCCCGCACA
It contains:
- a CDS encoding DUF6676 family protein, whose translation is MGPETTTSVWAAPDTAGNTELTGLVGVDMTQLSRDIADDAVAGATPEQLPAMLEVVEYAKDKGHDVSFVVIDQMQPRFTLYRDIANQLQEQVGGTVIVLGPNSVGTSSPEFSRVVQEQATDGLVLTDPPGAARQMIDTMTGPNVDWTLVGLGLILVVVVGAVLARLRAVRARTAAAAGPLGPVVRTGESHPGQSHTDEPKADAVGSGASPAGRGDAPSTGSKSL